Proteins co-encoded in one Arachis hypogaea cultivar Tifrunner chromosome 13, arahy.Tifrunner.gnm2.J5K5, whole genome shotgun sequence genomic window:
- the LOC112733175 gene encoding uncharacterized protein: MDFDEYEYLEKTVEDHDDKDSSKLKKKDSTDRTDRSYRKRDVDDDLDAADDKRTKRSRHDDDDTTASKRDRDRDRERSSRDRERHRSEREKDRDRDGERSSREKEKERDRDKDRERRDRDRDRDRDKERERRDREREKERERREREREREKEKEKEREERERSRRSRSRSERDRDREREPDFESRDGRRFRDKKEAAEPEADPERDQRTVFAYQMPLKATERDVYEFFSKAGKVRDVRLIMDRNSRRSKGVGYIEFYDAMSVPMAIALSGQLLLGQPVMVKPSEAEKNLVQSTASTGAAGVAGPYGAMDRKLYVGNLHFNMTESQLREIFEPFGPVEVVQLPLDLETGHCKGFGFVQFAHLEHAKAAQNLNGKLEIAGRTIKVSSVTDHVGSQDTTAKSADLDDDEGGLALNAQSRALLMQKLADRHGLPGSNGVPAVNGAVPIQPTMGLPIGNPGIIPAPALPTQILPTPVAEPVGSPSECLLLKNMFDPSTETEPDFDIDIKEDVEEECSKYGRVKHIYVDKRSAGFVYLRFETVEAASAAQRAMHLRWFARRLISAVFMQPQVYEAKFKGED, from the exons atggACTTCGACGAGTACGAATACTTGGAGAAGACAGTGGAGGACCACGACGACAAAGACTCCTCTAAGCTCAAGAAGAAGGACTCCACCGACAGAACAGATAGGTCTTACCGCAAGCGTGACGTCGACGACGATCTCGACGCTGCCGACGACAAGCGCACCAAGCGCTCCAGGCACGACGACGACGACACCACTGCCTCCAAGAGGGACCGTGACCGTGACCGCGAACGGTCCAGCCGTGACAGGGAGCGCCACCGCAGTGAGAGGGAGAAGGATAGGGATAGGGACGGGGAGAGGAGCAGCagagaaaaagagaaggagagggATCGGGATAAGGACAGAGAGAGGAGGGACAGAGACAGAGATAGAGATAGGGACAAGGAGAGGGAGAGGAGAGATAGGGAGAGAGAAAAGGAACGCGAGAGAAGGGAGAGGGAAAGGGAGAGggagaaggaaaaggagaaagagagagaggagagagagagatccAGGAGGAGCAGGAGTCGTTCcgagagagacagagacagagaaagAGAACCAGATTTCGAATCTCGCGATGGCCG gAGGTTTAGGGATAAAAAAGAGGCTGCGGAGCCTGAGGCAGACCCAGAAAGGGATCAGAGAACTGTTTTTGCCTATCAG ATGCCCTTAAAAGCAACAGAGAGAGATGTATATGAATTCTTCTCAAAAGCTGGCAAG GTTAGAGATGTTCGTCTGATCATGGATAGAAACTCAAGACGTTCTAAAGGAGTTGG GTACATTGAATTTTATGATGCAATGTCAGTGCCAATGGCAATTGCTCTTTCTGGCCAGCTTCTTCTTGGTCAACCTGTAATGGTGAAACCTTCTGAGGCTGAAAAGAACCTTGTTCAATCTACTGCTTCCACTGGAGCTGCTGGCGTAGCAGGACCATATGGTGCCATGGACAGAAAGCTGTATGTGGGCAATCTTCATTTCAACATGACTGAGAGTCAGCTGCGAGAG ATTTTTGAGCCATTTGGGCCGGTGGAGGTTGTACAACTGCCTCTTGACTTGGAGACAGGACACTGCAAGGGTTTTGGGTTTGTTCAA TTTGCCCATCTTGAACATGCCAAGGCAGCACAGAATTTAAACGGAAAATTGGAGATTGCTGGCAGGACTATCAAG GTTTCATCTGTAACTGATCATGTTGGGAGCCAAGATACAACTGCAAAATCTGCAGATCTTGATGATGATGAAGGTGGATTG GCTTTAAATGCACAATCAAGAGCATTGCTTATGCAGAAGTTGGCAGACCGCCATGGCCTTCCTGGAAG CAATGGGGTGCCTGCTGTGAATGGGGCTGTTCCTATTCAGCCAACCATGGGTTTGCCTATTGGTAATCCAGGTATAATACCTGCACCTGCTCTCCCAACTCAAATTTTGCCTACTCCAGTGGCAGAACCTGTAGGGAGCCCCAGTGAGTGTTTGCTGTTGAAGAATATGTTTGATCCTAGCACCGAG ACTGAGCCAGATTTTGATATAGACATTAAAGAGGATGTAGAAGAAGAGTGTTCTAAATATGGCCGGGTGAAGCATATTTATGTTGACAA AAGAAGTGCGGGTTTTGTATATTTGCGGTTTGAAACGGTGGAAGCAGCAAGCGCTGCACAACGGGCAATGCACTTGAGATGGTTTGCACGCAGATTGATTTCAGCTGTGTTCATG CAACCTCAGGTCTACGAAGCTAAGTTTAAAGGAGAAGACTGA